A segment of the Lineus longissimus chromosome 11, tnLinLong1.2, whole genome shotgun sequence genome:
ATctgtattggactgtactggtaatataggtcagtcacgaagaatagaatgatattggactgtactggtaatagaggtcagtcaaaaaaaagaaatatatattggactgtactggtaatataggtcagtcacgaaaatatctgaaagtctgtgccccattgttgacgaatataatatcgtgaggactttatcaatagtcacggtccctggcccctcccacataaaaatcattagcaaggtcactgcaggcaatagcttcagtattgttattgtataaacatgtcttaaacattataaacggccctatttgtggggttacattgggttcttgcttgggtaatgatgtccatgtccgattctgcgttttgtggacttgtaaatcagtccagcagtgacattgcgttttgtggacatgtaagtctgtcccgcagtaccaagtttcaccccagcaattaccaataagacctgcacgtgaccttaaagtaaatagctatgcaagtgtggttgagacaaaacgcgatgtatgcattggaagaaggaaatctgcgaagagtagctggaactgtctgtccagctctcgtttatgaaacaatgggcgatttgaaagacgtctcctgaacagatcgcccattgttcactgaagcagcattcgaattgtctccaattttttcaggtggattgcgCCATCTCCTGTGatttcgctgtcccgtcccaagaatcgagccaacgcgatCGAGTCCACTtttgagagataaatattcaggatgccagatttgtggaacacaattgaggtaaatgagataagcatggctacagttgatgaaatgaggctttaggtccgtcatcatgtgactgatattgggacaaacccgaggcaggtttaCCACCATTGCCtcacaattcaatttaatttattcatcttattagtgccatgatttaaaaaaaaacgtcatgaaaaatgatcaaatacttcaatttcttaaattgtatatttcaatgtttcttggtatataaatcttccctttctattccagaccagtagtcaagagccatgatcagggaacagcagttcccaacggaattgaccctttttcttgttgtaattcatgctgttggctcagaatgggttgacactcgcctgttttcgaccctgaaaattaaacagcaaacattgttactcttttttaaaagtgaaccttgcaaaatgtgtgcttattcctgaaatcaatagcacttcatgtatgtactcgctgatccagaatattgctatttcttgttccgttttcaatgtggcaatccatttaccgtatatctgagctatttcacagcacaagaagtgcaacattacaacaatggagctatttcttgatcacaggaaaaatgtgtttctacattgttttactcaaatgatgcatggatgagccttattgacataattgttttcaagaggaattggttgtaggttttctttcttttttcttaaggcaggcctaatttaacaaaaggcctatattttaggtaggatattatttatactataggcccatatcagttttgagagcaatttcctcttgaagacattaAACGTCAgtcgagtctctgcaccattttgattgggcggttttgggctaaaatacagtacaagagaatgctccattggtgttaacaggatatgtcattgttttggtcagcaatcagttcttgccaccttgaaagcagTCACGGTTACTTatgacttgtacattgttcaattgttattatgctattatcatttgccccccccccccccccccatccttatcgacactcacagtgcaccaccctccatcccgcactgacccaacatctgatcccttgacacgcttgctcaagcggctcaagcggcgtcagcagtatcaacgttgtgttattgtattccaagttttgcattatttatatgtatgtacttgccaaataaatgttgtcatatcataaccttcgtctcttgtccttcggtcaataagtgtgcTGATCACTCCTTTTTTCTGATTCCGCACgccggccactaattctaagttttgtagtacATGCATATGTAGCCtatatattatatacttgcccaataaaagttgccatatcatcaggctttgtctcttgtccttcggtctctcagcgtgggggacactctcgaaaagttagatttatgcacttaccaaacgacaccaaatgcaccttcctcatcaaaatacctcacgcctgcggacagggacgaaatagcccagagtctgcatcccgtttcaatcccGAATAACACATCatcagcctttgtctcttgtccttcggtctctcagcgtgggggacactctcgaaaagtgagattattaaaaataactggcgctcaatgtgtgtatctatgtgtccctggagttcgaatgatgtgacattacagagcgtccgatttagtctTTTAGagagacgcgaattattccaggacattcaaacttgtgttgtatcctatccttCGATGTATATTATGGTTATGCCTACCGAGGtgctaaaagccctgtctctttagtattggatgagaGAGAAatcctgcagacagtccgctgttcgctcttgagagagacactgacaccccatctctgcccagagtaacccgtgcttagagtaactggtaaaccgcaatcgtcTGTTGAAGACGAAGCAttgctggtgtttattcatatcatctcctcaaacactactggattaggcctacttcttgggtggtacctgatacgagacaaTTCTAACTGAGCTATAGCTAACATGAAGTGCTGtttgataagggcacatgagctgtgtccctttagttcgAGGGATGTGACACCTCACAGTGTCCAATGCAGCTCCTTGACTTGAGACAAAAAGACACCAATACATTCACAAAACTTTCAAACTGCTGTGAGCGTCCTTACAGCAGTATGGGCAGTGAAGCGGACAACCCTGTTCCTCCAGTGTTAGTCTTGGGGGTAACTGATacgagacaactgatttggcattacctggtatgggcaactcgtctcgcgagggtgcagatcgtgtgtcccttgtacttcgaaggatgtgacatacgaCAGAGTGTCCAATGCAACTCCGCGCGAGAAAAAGACGCTAATACATTCCTAGGATATTTAAACTGCTGGGGGCATCCCTACAGAACAACGAATAGGAATAGGGATGGGTGAAAACTCGATCTGTCTTCGATTTTTGGAACAACGCTGATAATCTGTAAGTACTAGGACCCATCAACAGAATCTAAAAGCCGATCGGCGCATCTCGAAAACCTAAAAAAATGGTCTCcactcaaaatcaaaatcacctattcatataaaatatttgctattttcctttttaccaccTCACTAAATTCCTCTAAAGTATAACATagcgcaatttgattgaaaaatatttaaaaacaaacaaatgtcaagccaccaaagttagagggcccccatcaacattttcatcagcaaattcatcaacagtttacactTTCCCcgatagcagacgattttttACATGATGATGTCCAACACctgcacttcagtggcgccggtgtgaataaatctacttgtgtgaatggtcaatggctcataacgtcatgaaataattgcgtcacgaggaaggaaacaatgggaatcacgtccgacgtcgtaactgtgggtgcggtgcgtcgtgaatgcaggctcggccaacgcgcggcccatctggaatgcgacaaactgtaccggaaccagaattgtcatgggtctgtaCGAATTTTGGACTTACGCCGTAACAGAACGGCCTACTTGCTCAGTTTATGTTAGCATCACATTTCCTGTAGAAGATCCATGACCAGCTGACAGCCCTGTTGCATCTTTCAGTTCTCTTTCCAGCCTCGTGAGAAGATGCAAGCAGAAGTAGCTCTTTCTCAACAATTGAATAGAAGCTTTAAGGTCATCAAAAAGAATCTGTCACTTTGGGATCAGACACTTTTAGAAGGTCGGCCATGTGTGGACAGCATCAGCAACCTGGCTGAACAATTAGAGTGCTGCCAGAGGGTGAAGGTGTCAGCTACTCCTCTTAAGAACTTTGAGAACTTGCAGGAACGGTTGATAGGAAAATTGATCAGCACAATTGAAGATGAGATAATAAAGTTCATCGAACTTCAGTGAGTTTTATACTCTTGATATACCATGCTGCTATGAAACAAGGGTACCTCAGGGTGGTACCTGTCATGATATTTTGGTACTGTCGTCTCTCTAGTCTCCTCAGGTTGTTAGTCCAGAACTTAAAAGGAAAATTGTCAAGATACTTAAAATATCTACCATCGCTGGTGATACAAGACGTACCTGTATCATATCTTGAATGGGCAGTCACGGACTTGTGAAGGTACCTGTGAATGATCTCTTAGTCTTAGAACAGTTCGATCACAAAATAGTAGCTAATATGAATATCTTGCTTTCATTTCAGACAGCAGCTGCAGGATGTCTCGGACCGCTTGTCGAAGGAGAATGACAAATGTGTCACTCTGTACCAATGTCTAAGAGTCCAGCTTCCAGTCGAGGTGATGGTCTCCAGGATGCCATTCAGGCCATCTTATGCAGACATGTTGGAGATGATCAGAGATGTTGATCGGATATGTCATGAGCTGTATCCTTTTATTTCACCTATTATTTTGGGGGCTTTGATAGGAATTTCAAAAGGCACCAAGTTTTTTTTCAGGATATTATTAGTGGTTGCTAGATGAGGATGGAATGTCATCGGGATGCCTAAGAtcataatttacaataatacTTCTTAACAATTTGGAAGATCTGCAACACGG
Coding sequences within it:
- the LOC135496277 gene encoding AFG2-interacting ribosome maturation factor-like — translated: MQARPTRGPSGMRQTVPEPELSWPREKMQAEVALSQQLNRSFKVIKKNLSLWDQTLLEGRPCVDSISNLAEQLECCQRVKVSATPLKNFENLQERLIGKLISTIEDEIIKFIELQQQLQDVSDRLSKENDKCVTLYQCLRVQLPVEVMVSRMPFRPSYADMLEMIRDVDRICHELSATRSYHWDQLDYNKPAVVQEVMTSLKKTNKLQDQMEETLAKVQFFLDDSFSTEMDMPAFE